One Myxococcota bacterium DNA segment encodes these proteins:
- a CDS encoding secretin N-terminal domain-containing protein: MARISLMLLFMAISEASIEAPKPLSNLNLEGFKQTPSEDIWERNPFAQEEDDIDLKKPKLTMIVLGKDTSAALISGRGVRVKDKIGSAQVVSIKSGEVILRTLGGLTRLRLEGTQTKSRQSGLYSVEIKEAPLGDAIKLLATLQNKNVVMPSKLEDIITASFPQISLAGAMQALLESRGLTADDRNTVVRIVTQKEQEALGGDLLTRVFPLKYAKAKEIKEQATALISARGTVMVDERTNSLTMRDTPNYIKNMQTFIESIDYIDKQVLIEARVVEASTKFVQSFGVQWGVKVDTTNFRMDGVPGTNGSAGPQNTTGITGASGTTTGATTDNTTSTGSRYINTTRAVNPLAALAIGIPFTNAALDFELSAAENDNKVTILSRPSIITMNNQPATIHSGSKVFLQVPAAVGVGAGGQLGAVGGLQNISAGITMVVTPQITIDGKIRLLIDVTSSQFDASSIGSSQVQVFDNNAKTQILLEDGQTTVLGGLYQSSNSKSKGGIPFLARLPLIGALFRNSTNAKDKRELLVFIKPKIVQSALQELDRTEREAVNPIP; the protein is encoded by the coding sequence ATGGCGCGAATTAGTTTAATGCTGCTTTTTATGGCGATTAGCGAGGCATCGATAGAAGCGCCAAAGCCATTGTCCAATCTCAACTTAGAAGGCTTTAAACAAACCCCCTCCGAAGATATTTGGGAACGAAACCCGTTCGCTCAGGAAGAAGATGACATCGATTTGAAAAAACCGAAACTGACGATGATCGTTTTAGGCAAGGACACCTCAGCGGCTTTGATTAGCGGACGCGGTGTTCGCGTGAAAGATAAAATTGGCAGTGCGCAAGTCGTATCGATTAAATCAGGCGAAGTTATCCTCAGGACGCTAGGTGGATTAACTCGCTTAAGACTAGAAGGTACCCAGACCAAAAGCCGTCAAAGTGGACTTTACAGCGTAGAGATTAAAGAAGCGCCTTTGGGCGATGCCATTAAATTGCTGGCCACCCTACAGAATAAGAACGTTGTTATGCCAAGTAAGCTGGAAGACATTATCACCGCCAGTTTCCCGCAGATAAGCTTAGCTGGAGCCATGCAAGCGCTTCTGGAATCCAGAGGCCTAACGGCTGACGATCGCAACACAGTGGTGCGCATTGTCACCCAAAAAGAACAGGAAGCGCTAGGTGGCGATCTACTGACGCGCGTCTTTCCGCTCAAATACGCCAAAGCCAAAGAAATTAAAGAGCAGGCCACTGCGCTCATCTCGGCACGTGGAACGGTGATGGTGGATGAGCGGACCAACAGTCTGACGATGAGAGACACGCCCAACTATATCAAGAACATGCAAACTTTCATTGAGAGCATCGATTACATCGATAAGCAGGTTCTTATTGAAGCCCGCGTGGTAGAAGCCTCTACCAAATTTGTTCAAAGCTTTGGCGTGCAGTGGGGAGTCAAAGTCGACACCACCAACTTTCGAATGGATGGCGTACCTGGAACCAATGGATCCGCCGGCCCTCAAAATACCACCGGCATAACTGGCGCCAGCGGTACGACGACCGGAGCAACCACTGATAACACCACTTCAACTGGATCCAGGTATATTAATACTACCAGAGCTGTGAATCCATTGGCAGCGCTCGCTATTGGAATTCCCTTTACTAACGCCGCGCTAGATTTCGAACTTTCGGCAGCAGAGAACGATAATAAGGTCACGATTCTTTCCCGGCCATCGATTATTACAATGAACAACCAACCCGCGACCATTCATAGCGGCAGCAAAGTATTTCTCCAGGTGCCTGCGGCCGTGGGCGTTGGCGCTGGGGGGCAATTAGGCGCAGTGGGAGGCCTTCAAAATATTAGCGCTGGCATCACCATGGTGGTAACACCGCAAATTACCATTGATGGCAAGATTAGGCTTTTAATCGATGTGACTTCTTCCCAGTTTGATGCTTCCAGCATTGGCTCAAGCCAAGTACAGGTTTTCGACAACAACGCCAAAACGCAAATCTTACTGGAAGACGGCCAGACCACGGTCTTGGGTGGCTTGTATCAGTCTTCAAATTCAAAATCGAAGGGTGGCATCCCCTTTTTAGCCAGGCTGCCCTTAATCGGCGCCCTGTTTAGAAACAGTACGAATGCCAAGGACAAGCGTGAGTTGCTGGTCTTTATCAAGCCAAAAATTGTCCAGTCCGCCCTTCAAGAATTGGATAGAACCGAAAGAGAGGCTGTTAACCCGATTCCTTAA